GAACATGTTGGCCGGCACCGTGGTCATCGAGAAGAACGCCGGCTCCACCTTCGGTGCCGCCATCCGCGGCGGCGATCTCGTCTGCAAGGGCGATGTCGGCGCCCGCATGGGCATCGACCAGAAGGGCGGCACCATCATCGTCGGTGGCCGCTGCGGCGCCTTCTGCGGCTTCATGATGCAGCGCGGCCGCATGGTCATCCTCGGCGATGCCGGCAAGAATCTCGGCGATTCCATGTATGACGGCACCATCTATGTCGGCGGCAAGATCGCCGGACTTGGCGTCGACGCCGTGCCGGGCGAGATGAACGAGCTCGACTGCAAGTGGATGGAAGCGAAACTCAAGCTCTACGGCATGAAAGCGCCGAACGGGGTCAAGAACATGACCAAGATCGTCGCCGGCAAGCAGCTCTGGAACTACGACAATCTCGAGCCGTCGGAGAAGAAGCTGATCCTGTAACGAAGAATACAGCTCCCGCGTTTCAGGTTCACCTGATCAGACAAGGAATAGCCAGATGGCAAAAGAGAAGAAGGCTCCGGCCACCGAACCCAAGACCAAGAAGCCGCTTTCGCGCG
This genomic interval from Rhodospirillaceae bacterium contains the following:
- a CDS encoding GXGXG motif-containing protein codes for the protein MGMHTEKLSGRTQQRFFSPTEEENFTYPGAYDVDFNKRAEFDADKLSTTEINLKIRELMKQGYGTIVIRNPGAKHAIAVGILNKLNLQIEGSLGYFGCGLVDGPNIHIKGRVGWSCAENMLAGTVVIEKNAGSTFGAAIRGGDLVCKGDVGARMGIDQKGGTIIVGGRCGAFCGFMMQRGRMVILGDAGKNLGDSMYDGTIYVGGKIAGLGVDAVPGEMNELDCKWMEAKLKLYGMKAPNGVKNMTKIVAGKQLWNYDNLEPSEKKLIL